GACTACTGCTGTAGCGATGACGAAGACTACGGCTGCAGCGATAACGAAGACTACTGCTCGTCGGAAGGCTGTGACGGTTTTCGAAAACGCAGCGGATCCTGGCGAAGCTCCGGAGGAAGCCGATCGGCACAAAACGCCGCCAGCGACGGCAATTCCGGCCAGTGATGTTCCAGTGACGTGATGAGGAAATCAACCTTCCGCTGCAAAAACGTTCCATCCACCACCTCCGGCGGTAATTGGCGAGCCGGCTGATGGCCTTGTGCCACTAGCCGGGTCCGTGCCCGCCCCGTTTCCGCCGCGGCCCAAGACCGTTCCAACCCCTGCTTCCACCGGTGCGTGCCGAGCACCATATCACCCACCAAATCGGTTGCAAACCCTGCCTGCGCTGCTGAGATTCCACGTTTCGTCAGTAGATTCGCAAGATAGGCGGCGTTCGTATCAAAAGCGGCGAATGCCCCCGGAATATTCACCAACGCCTCATTAAATCCGGGATAGGTTTCGCACAGTCGCCAAGTCTGTGCGGCGAAACGGCGCAGCACATCCTGCCAGGTTCCCTCATCGGGCACCGGCACAATCGTCCGGGCAATCTGCTCAATGGCGAGCAACACCAGATCATCCTTACTAGAAACCAGCCGATACAGTGCAGACGACCGCACCCCAATATGTTTCGCAACCGCTGCAACGGTCACCTGCTGCAAACCAATCTCCAGGGCAGCAACCCCTAAAGATTCGTCATCAAACACCGGTTTCCGGCCAATTTTTCCTGATCGTTGTGAGATGTTCACACTGTGCTCCCAAGTGGTGATTTCGCGGCGTGCTCGCTGTGGCAGATAGGACGGACGTAAGCCCAAACCAGTGCCCCGCTACGGCTCCGCGGAACGTCCCTGCTCCACCCAGTCGAAACTTCGTGCAACCCCCTTCGACCAGCGTGCAAACGCACTATCCCGATCGGGTGCATCCTGTGGATAATAGGTTGTTGCTGCCCGCCACAAACCGCGGATCTCCGCGAGATCGGCATATACCCCAACCCCCAAACCCGCCGCATAGGCCGCACCTAGTGCGGTGGTTTCCGTTACCTGCGGCACAATCACCGGGCACTGCAACTGATCGGCTTGGAACTGCATCAGCAAACTATTGCCCACCATGCCACCATCAACCTTGAGCGCCTGCAATTCCACCCCCGCATCCTGATTCATCGCCGCAACCACCTCCCGGGTTTGAAACGCCACCGCCTCCAGTGCCGCCCGGGCAATATGTGCCTTACCATGAAAGCGGGTGAGACCGGCGATAATTCCACGCGCATCAGGTCGCCAATACGGTGCCAACAATCCAGAAAACGCCGGTACAATCACCATCCCGCCCGAATCGGGAACACTGCGAGCAAGCGCTTCGATCTCTGCGGCGGAATCAATAATCCCCAGATTATCTCGCAGCCACTGCACGAGGGAACCAGTCACCGCAATCGACCCTTCCAGGGCATACACTGCCGGTTTGCCGGCCACCTGATAACACACCGTGGTGATTAGCCCATGCCGGGAATGCTGAATCGACTCACCGGTGTTCAGCAGCAAAAAATTGCCGGTGCCATAGGTGTTTTTCGC
The Corynebacterium choanae DNA segment above includes these coding regions:
- a CDS encoding TetR/AcrR family transcriptional regulator; the protein is MNISQRSGKIGRKPVFDDESLGVAALEIGLQQVTVAAVAKHIGVRSSALYRLVSSKDDLVLLAIEQIARTIVPVPDEGTWQDVLRRFAAQTWRLCETYPGFNEALVNIPGAFAAFDTNAAYLANLLTKRGISAAQAGFATDLVGDMVLGTHRWKQGLERSWAAAETGRARTRLVAQGHQPARQLPPEVVDGTFLQRKVDFLITSLEHHWPELPSLAAFCADRLPPELRQDPLRFRKPSQPSDEQ